One Skermanella pratensis genomic window, AAGCCTACCGGAACGCCGTCGGCGTCAGCCAGGGCAAGGACACCGGCATCCTGTCCTCCTATGCGGAGGCCATGACCGCGGCCAACCAGGGCATGGTGCCGGAGGAGGCGGTCCGCACCTTCGACGCCGTGCTCCAGGCCGATCCGCGCGACGCCCGCGCCCGCTATTACCTGGCGCTCGCCCGCGCCCAGGCGGGCGACCTGCGCGGCGCGCTCGACCGCTGGGTCGCCCTGGCGGCGGAGAGCCCGGCCGACGCGCCCTGGCTCGCCACGGTGCGCCAGCGCATCTCCGACACCGCCAGCCAGCTCGGCGTGGACGCCGCCACGGTGATTCCCCAGCCGCTGCCGCCCTCGCAGGCCCAGGCGGCGCCCACTCCCGGAGCCCCCGGTCCGACGCGCGAGCAGATGGCCGGCGCCGCGGACATGACTCCGGAACAGCGCGACACCATGATCCGGAGCATGGTGGACGGCCTCGCCAGCCGCCTGAACGACAACCCGGACGACGCCGACGGCTGGCTCCGCCTGGGCCGCGCCTACAGGGTGCTGGGCGAGCGGGACAAGGCGACCGAGGCCCTGGCGTCCGGCGTCAAGGCCGCACCGGGCCGGGTCGACCTGCTGACCGCCTATGCCGACGCGCTGATCGCGTCGGGCGGCGACCAGGACGCCCCGCCCGCCCCCGCCGTGGCGGTGCTGCGCGACGTGCTGAAGATCCAGCCGGACAACCCGCAGGCACTCTACTTCGTCGGCCTCGACGCCGCGCGCGCCGCCAACACCGCCGAGGCCTCCCAGCTCTGGGGCCGGCTGCTGACCCAGCTCCCGCCGGGCTCGCCCGAGCATGCCGAGGTCCAGTCGCTCCTGGAAAGGCTGAAGCAGGGCGGCTGAGCCGCCTCGTGATCGTTCCCAAGCTACGATTCTCAAGAAGAAGCGGACCGGCGGCGCGGCTTCGCCTCAAATTGGAGTAATGTGGAAAATCGGATTTGCGCTGCGGCGGCTGCCCGGATAGCCTGTTGCCGTCATATTCGCTAGCAGTCAGATCGGAAGCATGGCCCTGTCACAGCCGCCGCCAGCGAACCAGATCCCCTGCCCCGATCCCGGGGCGGCCATCGTCGTCGAAGATCTCCACAAGCGGTTCGGACAGCTCGAGGTGCTGAAGGGCGTCTCCCTGGTGGCCCATGAGGGCGACGTGATCTCCATGATCGGGTCGAGCGGTTCCGGCAAGAGCACCTTCCTGCGCTGCATCAACCTGCTGGAGACGCCCGACGAGGGCCGCGTCTGGGTCAACGGCGAGCTGATCCGCATGAAGCAGGGCCGCCACCACTCGGTGCCGGCGGACGCCCGCCAGGTCGACCGCATCCGGTCGCGGCTCGGCATGGTGTTCCAGGGCTTCAACCTGTGGAGCCACATGACGGTGCTCCAGAACGTGATCGAGGCGCCGGTCCATGTCCTGGGCGTCCCGAAGGCCGAGGCGGTCGCGCGGGCCGAGGCGCTGCTCGAGAAGGTCGGGCTGGAGGCCAAGTCCAAGTCCTATCCCAGCCATCTCTCCGGCGGGCAGCAGCAGCGCGTCGCCATCGCCCGGGCGCTCGCCATGCAGCCAAAGGTGATGCTGTTCGACGAGCCGACCTCGGCGCTCGACCCCGAGCTGGTCGGTGAGGTGCTCCGCGTGATGCGCCAGCTCGCCGACGAGGGCATGACGATGATCGTCGTGACGCACGAGATGGGCTTCGCCCGCGAAGTGTCGAGCGAGGTCATCTTCCTGCACCAGGGCCGGATCGAGGAACGGGGACCGCCCGGCCAGGTGCTGGCCGATCCCCAGTCGGAGCGCTGCCGCCAGTTCCTGGCGCGCAATCTCTGACCGATGAAAAAGACCGCCAACGAAAAAGACCGACAAGACAGCGACGACAAGTCGATGAACAGGAGAGACCGTATCTTGAAGAAGACCCTCGCAGCCGTCGCAACCGGCATGATCCTGATCGCCGTCGCCGGCGCCCCGCAGGCCCAGGCGCAGACCAAGGTGCGGATCGCCACCGAAGGCGCCTACCTTCCGTGGAACGGCATGGACGCCTCGGGCAAGCTGATCGGGTTCGAGATCGACCTGTCGGCCGAGCTGTGCAAGCGCATCGGCGCCACTTGCGAAGTGATGGCCCAGGACTGGGACGGCATCATCCCGGGCCTCCAGTCGCGGAAATACGACGTGATCATGGCCGGCATGTCGATCACCGACGAGCGCAAGCAGGTCATCTCGTTCGCCGGCCCCTACGCCACCGAGCCGACCGTCTTCGCCGCCATGAAGGGTAGCCCGCTGCTCGATCTGAACCTGCCGACGACGGCGGTCGACATGGCCGAGATCAGCCCGGAAGAGCAGAAGCTGATCGACCAGACCGGTGCCGCGGTCAAGGGCAAGACCGTCGGGGTCCAGGTCTCCACCATCCAGCAGAACATGCTCGAGCAGCTGATGCCCGGCGTCGAGGTCAGGACCTACGACAAGGTCGACAATCTCGGCCTCGACCTGGTGTCCGGCCGGATCGACGCCATCGTCGCCGACCGCTCGGCGATCGAGGGCCTGATCAAGGCCGGCGACCAGAACAAGGACATCACCAAACTGGGCCCCGCCTTCTCGCGCGGCGTCCTGGGCGAGGGCGTCGGCGCCGGCGTGCGCAAGGCCGACACCGAGCTCCAGGCCAAGCTGGACAAGGCGATCAAGGAGGCCACCGCCGACGGCACCATCACGAAGCTGACGACCCAGTGGTTCGGCTACGACACCTCGATCAAGTAAGGGTCCGGGGGTGACCGGAAGCCGGATCCCGCGCCATGCTTGACCTGCTCGCCTGGGGCGACACCGGCTGGGGCGACGAGCTGGTCCGCGGCACGCTGATGACGCTTGCGGTGGCGCTCTGCTCGTTCGCGCTGGGCCAGGTGTTCGGGGTTCTGGGCGCCACCGCCAAGCTGAACGGCGGCATCGTCACCCGCGCCATCGCCGAGGTCTACACCACCGTGGTGCGCGGCGTGCCCGAGCTGCTGGTGATCTACCTGCTGTTCTTCGGCAGCGGCAACGCGATCATGGCGGTCGCCGCCATGTTCGGCTACACCGATTACATCGAGATCAACGCCTTCACCATCGGCGTGCTGTCGGTCGGGCTGATCTCCGGCGCCTATTCGACCGAGGTGATCCGGGGCGCCATCCAGGCGGTGCCGTTCGGCCAGATCGAGGCCGGGCGCGCCGTGGGGATGCGCAGGAGCCAGATCTTCTTACGCATCCTGCTGCCCCAGACGCTGCGCTACGCCCTGCCCGGCCTCGGCAATGTCTGGCAGCTCACCCTGAAGGACACGGCGCTGATCTCGGTCACGGCCCTGGCGGAGCTGATGCGCTCCGCCCAGGTCGCGGCCGGCGTCACCCGCGACCCGTTCCTGTTCTACACGGTCGCGGCGGCGCTGTACCTGGTGCTGACGTCGCTCTCGACCGTCGCGTTCGACCGTGCCGAGCGCTATTCCAACCGCGGCGTAAGGCGGGCCTGAGACCATGAACCTGTCGGTGATGTGGAGTGCGGTGCCGACGCTGCTGGCCGGCGTGCCGGTGACGCTCCAGCTCGTCGGGCTGGCGCTGCTGTTCGGCTTCGTGCTGGCGTCCGGCGTCGCCTGGATGCGGCTGTCGGCCAGCCGGGTCCTGTCCGCGATCGCCGGGGCCTATGTGTTCGTCTTCCGGGGCACGCCGCTGCTGGTCCAGATCTTCCTGATCTATTACGGGCTGGGCCAGTTCCAGGCGGTCCGCGCCAGCATCTTCTGGGAAATCCTGCGGGAGCCCTACTGGTGCGGCATCCTGGCGCTCACGCTCAACACGGCCGCCTATACCAGCGAGATGATCCGCGGCGGCATCCAGTCCGTGCCCCACGGCCAGATCGAGGCGGCGCGCGCCTGCGGCTTCTCCCGCTTCCTGGTGTTCCGCCGCATCGTGGCGCCGATCGCGGTCCGCCAGGCTTTGCCGGCCTACGGCAACGAGGTCATCCTGATGGTCAAGGCCAGCTCGCTCGCCAGCACCATCACCCTGCTGGAGATCACCGGCATCGCGCGCCGGATCATCTCCCAGACCTTCGCCGTGTTCGAAGTCTTCATCGTGGCGGGGGCGATCTACCTGCTGATCAATTTCCTGATCACCCGCCTGATCCGCTATGCCGAGTGGCGCGTCACCCCGCACCTGCGCCGCCCGGCATAGCGGGCGGCGCTTCCGGTCAGTCCGGGTCGCGCTCGGCCGACTCGCCATCCGCCGGGTCGCCCGCCCAGCCCGATGAGATCCGGCCCGGCGAGACCCGGCCCTTGCCCCCGGCCGCGGTTCCCTCGTTCTCGTTGAGCGCCGCGTCGATGCCCATGAAATCCTCGAGGTCGTGGTAGCTCAGCATCTTCTTTCTCCGGTGCGCGATCCTGGGACATTATCGACCATGGTGCGCGTCATAAATTAAAAATGTCATCGATCCCTGCCGGATGCGGCAATAGGCCGGTTTTTCGTCCGGTCGGAACCCCGGCCGATCAGACCCTTCGTTCCTCCCGCACCGCAAACAACAGCACCAGACCCAACGCGAGCAATAGCACGATGGTTGCCATTCCGGCCCGTTGACTTTCGAAGGATTCCGTGGCCCACGCGAGGAGAAGCGGCCCCACGAAGGAGACAGCCCGCCCGGATAGCGCATACAGGCCGAACATCTCCGTTTCCATCCCCGGCGGCGACAGGCGGGCCATCATCGACCGCCCCGCCGCCTGGGCCGGCCCGACGAAGATCCCCAGTCCCAGCGCCAGGACCCAGAAGGCCGTCTGCGATTCGGCGAACAGCAGCGGAATGCCGAATCCGATCAGCCCCGCCAGGCACCAGGCTATGGTCCGCTTCGGCCCGATCCAGTCGTCGATCCAGGCGAAGCCGAAGGCCCCGGCCGCCGAGGTGGCGTTCAGCGCGATGGCGAACATCACGATCTGGTCGAACCCCATGCCGAACGTCCCGGCGGCATAGATGCCGCCGAACGCGAACAGCGTGTTCAGCCCGTCGCGATAGAGCGCGCTCGCGACCAGCCAGCGGGCGATGTTGGCATAGCGGCGGATCTGGCGCAGGGTGTCCGCCAGCGTTGCCAAGCCCTCCCGCACCGCCGTCCCGAGCGGGACCCCGGTGGACGGCTGGTCCGGCGTCAGCAGGAACAGCGGCAGGGCGAACACGCCGTACCACACCGCCACCAGCAGGGCGGTCGCCCGCACGTTCGCCTGCTCCGCCGTCCCCAGCAGGCCGAACAGCGGCGTTTCCGTCTGGACAAGCCCGAACAGCGACAGCACCAGGCAGCCGAGCCCGCCGACATAGCCCAGGCCCCAGCCCCAGCCGGAGACCCGGCCGGTATGGCCCGGCGGGGCCAGCGACGGCAGCATGGCGTTGTAGAAGACGTTCGCCAGTTCGAAGGTGACGCCGGTCAGCGCCACCAGCACCAGCGCCGGCATGACGGAGGACGGCTCCGGCGTGACGAACCACATCAGCGCCGTGCCCGCGACGGTCAGGGCCGTGAACAGGGCCAGCCAGGGCTTGCGCCGCCCGCCCCGGTCGGCGATGGCGCCCAGCACCGGGCTCAGCACGGCGACCGCCAACCCGGAAACGGCGACCGCCCTGCCCCACTGGGCGGTGCCCGCCACCTCGGACTCCGCCACCGCGCGGGTGAAGTACACGCTGAAGATGAAGGTGCCGATGACCGTGTTGTAGGCCGACATGGCCCAGTCATAGAGGCACCAGGAGAAGATCGCGCCGCGCCGTCCCACCAAGATCCGCTCCCGTCCCGCCGGTCGAAGCGCCCCCGGCTCCGGAAACGGGCTCCGGCCGGTCAGCGCTTCATGATGGCACCCAGGATACCCCGCGCGATCTGCCGGCCCAACTGCGTTCCGAGGCTGCGCAGCGCGCTGTTGACCATCGCCTCCCCCGGGGACTGGCGCGGCGCCGCGGCGCGCGGCTGGCGTCCCGCACTCTTCTGCGCCTTAGCGGGCTCGATGACCGGCGCCTCCGCCCGCTCGCGCAGGTGCTCATAGGCGGAATGGCGGTCGATCGGGTGGTCGTAGCGGCCCTTCACCGGGCTGCGGGCCAGCA contains:
- a CDS encoding ABC transporter permease encodes the protein MLDLLAWGDTGWGDELVRGTLMTLAVALCSFALGQVFGVLGATAKLNGGIVTRAIAEVYTTVVRGVPELLVIYLLFFGSGNAIMAVAAMFGYTDYIEINAFTIGVLSVGLISGAYSTEVIRGAIQAVPFGQIEAGRAVGMRRSQIFLRILLPQTLRYALPGLGNVWQLTLKDTALISVTALAELMRSAQVAAGVTRDPFLFYTVAAALYLVLTSLSTVAFDRAERYSNRGVRRA
- a CDS encoding ABC transporter ATP-binding protein; translated protein: MALSQPPPANQIPCPDPGAAIVVEDLHKRFGQLEVLKGVSLVAHEGDVISMIGSSGSGKSTFLRCINLLETPDEGRVWVNGELIRMKQGRHHSVPADARQVDRIRSRLGMVFQGFNLWSHMTVLQNVIEAPVHVLGVPKAEAVARAEALLEKVGLEAKSKSYPSHLSGGQQQRVAIARALAMQPKVMLFDEPTSALDPELVGEVLRVMRQLADEGMTMIVVTHEMGFAREVSSEVIFLHQGRIEERGPPGQVLADPQSERCRQFLARNL
- a CDS encoding MFS transporter — translated: MGRRGAIFSWCLYDWAMSAYNTVIGTFIFSVYFTRAVAESEVAGTAQWGRAVAVSGLAVAVLSPVLGAIADRGGRRKPWLALFTALTVAGTALMWFVTPEPSSVMPALVLVALTGVTFELANVFYNAMLPSLAPPGHTGRVSGWGWGLGYVGGLGCLVLSLFGLVQTETPLFGLLGTAEQANVRATALLVAVWYGVFALPLFLLTPDQPSTGVPLGTAVREGLATLADTLRQIRRYANIARWLVASALYRDGLNTLFAFGGIYAAGTFGMGFDQIVMFAIALNATSAAGAFGFAWIDDWIGPKRTIAWCLAGLIGFGIPLLFAESQTAFWVLALGLGIFVGPAQAAGRSMMARLSPPGMETEMFGLYALSGRAVSFVGPLLLAWATESFESQRAGMATIVLLLALGLVLLFAVREERRV
- a CDS encoding transporter substrate-binding domain-containing protein; the encoded protein is MKKTLAAVATGMILIAVAGAPQAQAQTKVRIATEGAYLPWNGMDASGKLIGFEIDLSAELCKRIGATCEVMAQDWDGIIPGLQSRKYDVIMAGMSITDERKQVISFAGPYATEPTVFAAMKGSPLLDLNLPTTAVDMAEISPEEQKLIDQTGAAVKGKTVGVQVSTIQQNMLEQLMPGVEVRTYDKVDNLGLDLVSGRIDAIVADRSAIEGLIKAGDQNKDITKLGPAFSRGVLGEGVGAGVRKADTELQAKLDKAIKEATADGTITKLTTQWFGYDTSIK
- the ccmI gene encoding c-type cytochrome biogenesis protein CcmI; this encodes MLFWIVAALMTAAVTALVLTPLLRARQSSAGRAPYDMEVYRDQLAELDHDLSRGVIDERQAQAARAEIGRRMLAVADEDEGERKAASSAAAPGRGGRWVALALCALIPLGALAVYVPTGHPNLPAQPFASREAPPNGGTPGEVMQAIAKLEQHLKEEPGDLQGWLLIAQTYTRMGRFEDSAEAYRNAVGVSQGKDTGILSSYAEAMTAANQGMVPEEAVRTFDAVLQADPRDARARYYLALARAQAGDLRGALDRWVALAAESPADAPWLATVRQRISDTASQLGVDAATVIPQPLPPSQAQAAPTPGAPGPTREQMAGAADMTPEQRDTMIRSMVDGLASRLNDNPDDADGWLRLGRAYRVLGERDKATEALASGVKAAPGRVDLLTAYADALIASGGDQDAPPAPAVAVLRDVLKIQPDNPQALYFVGLDAARAANTAEASQLWGRLLTQLPPGSPEHAEVQSLLERLKQGG
- a CDS encoding ABC transporter permease; amino-acid sequence: MNLSVMWSAVPTLLAGVPVTLQLVGLALLFGFVLASGVAWMRLSASRVLSAIAGAYVFVFRGTPLLVQIFLIYYGLGQFQAVRASIFWEILREPYWCGILALTLNTAAYTSEMIRGGIQSVPHGQIEAARACGFSRFLVFRRIVAPIAVRQALPAYGNEVILMVKASSLASTITLLEITGIARRIISQTFAVFEVFIVAGAIYLLINFLITRLIRYAEWRVTPHLRRPA